Proteins from one Candidatus Rokuibacteriota bacterium genomic window:
- a CDS encoding ABC transporter substrate-binding protein, whose product MGDDFSRREVLKLGGTVLALGTVGAGVGLLRPGSAIAATPKRGGTLRFRGYDPDTFDIHMRGGNSYKPQIVHSFTHSRLLKYKAGPSVQPGTFPIEGDLAESWTQPNEVTYLFKLREGVRWHNKPPVNGRELTAEDVKYTFERFLASKENANRYMMVDLDKVEVLDKYRVKFTLKKPFAWFLDYVATPMALAIVAREAAEKFGDLRKAEAVIGTGPWILEKHDIKSRIVYVRNPDYFLSGLPYIDRIEAYEMEDKSTRLAAFLSGQLDLGPEFVGTVLMNTLKEVKERRPNLKMVEFTSNVMTHIGMRTDKPPFNDVRVRRAISLAIDRQAILKATNEGRGELNPPVPAALKEWSIPWNQLGEGARYYEYNPAEAKRLLAEAGYGKGFEATIDFFHYGSQELQDAAQMIIKYLGDVGIKATLNQKPSYAAYISTSYLGKFESMVYGPQLPALDPDNFLGQYHPANAKNQSHVNDPAVTDQVERQRATLDVAKRKKIIHDLQRHLATQQYYVQLASGITNGAWDPALKNYMPNLGFDYGGRLMAAWWDK is encoded by the coding sequence GCTCCGGCCCGGCTCGGCCATCGCTGCTACCCCGAAGCGCGGGGGAACGCTCAGGTTCCGGGGGTACGATCCGGACACGTTTGACATTCACATGCGCGGGGGCAACTCGTACAAGCCCCAGATCGTCCACAGCTTCACCCACAGCCGGCTCCTCAAGTACAAGGCAGGCCCCTCCGTCCAGCCGGGCACGTTCCCCATCGAAGGCGACCTGGCCGAGTCCTGGACCCAGCCGAACGAGGTCACCTATCTCTTCAAGCTCAGGGAAGGGGTCAGGTGGCACAACAAGCCCCCGGTCAACGGCCGGGAACTGACTGCCGAGGATGTCAAGTACACGTTCGAGCGGTTCCTGGCCAGCAAGGAGAACGCCAATCGCTACATGATGGTCGATCTGGACAAGGTGGAGGTCCTGGACAAGTACCGGGTGAAGTTCACCTTGAAGAAGCCTTTCGCCTGGTTCCTCGACTATGTGGCGACGCCCATGGCGCTGGCCATCGTGGCCCGAGAGGCCGCGGAGAAGTTCGGCGATCTCAGAAAGGCCGAGGCGGTGATCGGCACCGGCCCGTGGATCCTGGAGAAGCACGACATCAAAAGCCGCATCGTCTATGTGCGGAACCCCGACTACTTCCTCTCCGGCCTGCCGTACATCGACCGGATCGAGGCGTACGAGATGGAGGACAAGTCGACGCGGCTCGCCGCCTTCCTGAGCGGCCAGCTGGACCTGGGGCCCGAATTCGTCGGCACGGTGTTGATGAACACGCTGAAAGAGGTGAAGGAGCGGCGGCCGAATCTCAAGATGGTGGAGTTCACGTCCAACGTGATGACCCACATCGGCATGCGCACCGACAAGCCCCCCTTCAACGACGTCCGCGTCCGCCGCGCCATCTCGCTGGCCATCGATCGCCAGGCCATCCTGAAGGCGACCAACGAAGGCCGGGGCGAGCTGAACCCCCCCGTCCCCGCGGCCCTCAAGGAGTGGTCGATCCCCTGGAACCAGCTCGGCGAAGGCGCCAGGTACTACGAGTACAACCCCGCGGAGGCCAAGCGGCTCCTGGCCGAGGCCGGCTACGGCAAGGGGTTCGAAGCCACGATCGACTTTTTCCACTACGGCTCTCAGGAGTTGCAAGACGCGGCGCAGATGATCATCAAGTATCTCGGCGACGTGGGGATCAAGGCCACGCTCAACCAGAAGCCCTCCTACGCGGCGTATATCTCGACAAGCTATCTCGGCAAGTTCGAGAGCATGGTCTATGGCCCGCAGCTTCCAGCCCTGGATCCCGACAACTTCCTCGGCCAGTACCACCCCGCCAACGCGAAGAACCAGAGCCACGTCAACGACCCCGCTGTCACCGACCAGGTCGAACGCCAGCGGGCGACCCTGGACGTGGCCAAGCGCAAGAAGATCATCCACGATCTCCAGCGCCATCTGGCCACCCAGCAGTACTATGTCCAGCTTGCCTCCGGCATCACCAATGGTGCCTGGGATCCCGCGCTGAAGAACTACATGCCCAACCTGGGCTTCGACTACGGCGGACGCCTGATGGCCGCCTGGTGGGACAAGTAG